The DNA region CATAAAAATCACTCCTTTTATTTTTTTATTCAAGAACGTTCCCGCTCTCGTATCAATCTATCGTAAGCAGTTTGATCTTGTTGCAGTGATTTTTTCTGCTGCGTCGGGGGATCAAAAACCGGCCAGCAAACCGGCGGCTTCCAGTTCCTCGACGATACGCGCGGCGCGGTTGTAGCCGATGCGAAATTTGCGCTGAATATAAGAAATGGATTTCTTGCCAGTGGACTGCACCAGCTGCGCCGCCTGATCAAAAAGCACATCCTTGCCATCATTGCGCACATTTGGCCCGCCGGAACCGGACGCGGCCAGTTTGTCGGCATCTTCCGTCTGCTCAGCCTGCGCGCGCAATTTGCTCAGATCCAGCTCATATGCCGGCGGAGACTGCGCGCGGATAAAACGGGTGACTTGATTGATCTCCTCATCGGAAACAAAGACGCCCTGCACGCGCCGGACCTGCCGCGCGCCAAGCGGCGAGTAAAGCATATCGCCTTTGCCGAGCAGTTTTTCCGCGCCCATGCCGTCAATGATCGTGCGCGAGTCGATCTGCGACTTGACCGCAAAGGCGACGCGCGAGGGCACGTTGGCTTTGATCAGGCCGGTGATCACATCCACCGAAGGACGCTGCGTGGCGATCACCAAATGCAGGCCGGCCGCGCGACCTTTGGCGGCCAGACGATTGATGGATTCTTCCACGTTTTTAGAAGCGACCAGCATCAAGTCAGCCAATTCGTCGATAATTATTACCACATAAGGCAGATGCCTACCCGGCCGGCGGTTGAAATCTTCGATATTGCGCGCGCCGGCTTTTTTGAATTCCTCGTAGCGGTTTTCCATTTCCGGCAGCGCCCAGTGTTTCAAAACGATCTGCGCCATCTGCGCATCGTCGACCACTGGCGCGGCCAGATGCGGCAGATCGCTGTAAACGCTCAACTCCACTTTTTTCGGATCGATCATCACAAAACGCACATCCTGCGGCGCGGATTTAAGCAGGATCGACATGATCAGCGAATTGACGCAGACCGATTTGCCGGAGCCCGTCGCGCCGGCGATGAGCAGATGCGGCATGTCCTGCAGAGAACAAAAAACCGGACTGCCGGCGATATCCAAACCCAGCGCGGCGGTCAGCGGGTGCCGACTGAATTCCGGCTGGCCAGCCAGCTCCGAAAGATTGACCGGCCGCGAGACTTGATTGGGCACTTCAATGCCGACCACCGATTTGCCGGGCACTGGCGCTTCGATGCGCACCGCCGCGGCCATATTCAGGGAAATATCATCGGCCAGACTGGCGATCTTATTCACACGCACACCATGGCCGGGCGTCAACTCATAACGTGT from Candidatus Margulisiibacteriota bacterium includes:
- a CDS encoding DNA translocase FtsK is translated as MSRLGDFFWNGLYFLGGDGVYAAPLVVLLLSVWLLLRRRIKHAGWRSGGAVLFLLVFCAMAELFVQRGGALGGLAANILKNYFGSIGAYFFLLILLWLSALLMLNCTVKNFVLFLYKTFVSDSAPPKQPAVPRAPKPQRLNPLPPRAPQSRPSARRQVVPPRPAVRPVRAAAAVPKPAAPRYVSRAGNYKFPPLKLLRPPVDPRETQRQQAAQFYQDKQLLENTLASFNVKATVTNVCQGPSVTRYELTPGHGVRVNKIASLADDISLNMAAAVRIEAPVPGKSVVGIEVPNQVSRPVNLSELAGQPEFSRHPLTAALGLDIAGSPVFCSLQDMPHLLIAGATGSGKSVCVNSLIMSILLKSAPQDVRFVMIDPKKVELSVYSDLPHLAAPVVDDAQMAQIVLKHWALPEMENRYEEFKKAGARNIEDFNRRPGRHLPYVVIIIDELADLMLVASKNVEESINRLAAKGRAAGLHLVIATQRPSVDVITGLIKANVPSRVAFAVKSQIDSRTIIDGMGAEKLLGKGDMLYSPLGARQVRRVQGVFVSDEEINQVTRFIRAQSPPAYELDLSKLRAQAEQTEDADKLAASGSGGPNVRNDGKDVLFDQAAQLVQSTGKKSISYIQRKFRIGYNRAARIVEELEAAGLLAGF